Genomic DNA from Dethiosulfovibrio peptidovorans:
GGAGATTCCTGGTTCGGTGGATCCCATCGGTAGCCACCGAGCGGCATCTTGTAAACCCGACGGTTTTTCACGGCTGAGACTGAGGCCAGCTTGGGATTGGTGTACACGTCGTTGGGGACCACCCCTTTTTCAAAGCCGTTGATGAGGATGATCTCTGGGTCCCACAAAAGGATCTGCTCCTCGTTGACCTCGGCGAATTGAGCTGCATCGTGGGCTACGTTCTGCCCTCCCGCTAAGGATATGGAGAAGTCGTTGTAGGTATTGGCTCCAGCCACTTTCAACCCCGAGCCGTACCGGAGAAAATAAAGCACACGGGGTCGCTCCGTCTCGGGGATCTTTGCTGTGGCTTTGGTCAGGGCCTTTCGAGTGTCGTGATGCCACGCAAGAATGGCCTCTGATTTGTCTTTCTTGTCGAGGATCGTCCCGAACATGGATAGCCAGCCCTCAAGATATTCCTGAGTTCCATATTTGAACAGAGCGACCGTAAGCCCGGCGTTTCTGATGGGCTCAACGATTCTCTCGCCCTGAGTCCCCCACTGAAAGACGATGTCTGGATCGATGGCCAACAACGTCTCAGCGTTAGGCATGAAGCCCTCCCCTACCACGTCGTGACGAATCTTCAGAGCCTCGGGGAAATACGTACCCAGGAGGAAACCGTCCATAGCCGACTTGGACAATCGGTGCATTCCAGCCAGTCGGTGGGTACCGTCAATGGCGATGAACATACTGGCCGATGGAATGGGGATGGTAACGGCTTTGTTTACGGGCTTGGACAGTGTGACCGTGTTACCCGCTTGATCGGTGAAGCTCGTATCGGCTGCGATTGCCCCTGTTGTAAGGAGCAGGAGACATACGCTGAGCACTACAGCACTGATTCGGTGATTCATCGCAAAAAACCCTCCTTGTGTGTTAGTCCTCTCTAATTTTAGGCTTTTTAGGGAAAACTGTCAAATGATAACGATTTGAGAGTGTCAAGAGATAGCGAAGCGCTCTCTTTTTGATTTCGAAAGCGGAACAGAAAAACCGTCGTCCCTATCTTGTATATTTTGTTTTCCTGACATTGGCAAGATGAGGTTCCCCTGGTCCCGTGAGACGCGGAGGCAAAAATATTGAAAAGCTCTCCTCTCCATGATACAATCTCTGTCGTTATCTGAATAAATGGGCCTGTAGCTCAGAGGATAGAGCGACGGCCTCCTAAGCCGTAGGTCGAGGGTTCGAATCCCCCCAGGTCCGCCAATTCAGAATTTAATCTCTCTTCTGAGGTTGAGAGAAAGTAACAAAACTCCGTTCCTGACGGAGTTTTGTGTTATGTATTCCTCTATCCTCTAAATGAGGGGAAAGGTCAGGCTTTCTGGCGGATTCGCACACGGGCGAGACAGGACTCTGGCGGAACGACCTGAATCTGTGAGACTCGGATGTAGGTTTCTAGGGGTCTCTTTTAGCAGGGTCCTCCTGAGCCCTGGAACGAATCAACTTCCTGAGAAAATCCGTAGCTGCAGTGGCGGCTCTCCTGTAGTTGCTGCTCTCATCTCGCCCAATACCCCCTGTCGATAGCCGTCGCTTTTTTCATAATCCTGTATGCTCAAGAAATCAGATTTGAGGGCCATACACCGTTTTCTTGGAGGCATTGGGTGACCTTCTCCGGCCAGGCTCGGTTGCTCATAGGCGATGCTGGGCTGGGGTGAAGGATTCGCACCACCTTCGGTCCGGTGGGACCGAAGGCCTTTATAGCTCGTTTTTCAGCGAAGGTCCCTATGGCTACTATCCAAGCAGGGTTTAGTGCCTTCGTGACAGTCCGAAGGTGCGCGTCACAGGCGTCGAAGAGCTCCCGTCGTTTCGATGCTGGGAGCTTATCAGGTGTCAGGTTTCTGGCTCCGGTGACACCGTTTTTTCGGATTGACTCTACGAGAAATAAGAGTGGGCAGTAGTTCACCACAAAATGATCTTTAAAGAATTCCTCCGGTGTGGAAAAGCGTTCTTTGAACAGTCCCCATAGCCTCCGTCCGCTCACCTCTGATCGATGGCAGTCCAACCCCTGAATAGGGTAGCTCGGATGCTCGTCATCGGGGTGCCCTACCGGCTCCTCTATGTCGAGCCAGTCTCGAACGGTCGTAATCTCGCCAAAGGGCACTCCTGTCTGAGCCATGCCCCAGGGACCGGGATTCATGCCTAAAAACAGGACGCGCTTGGGGCCATGACCGTAGCGCTGTACGTAGGCCTCAAAGCCCTTCCACGCATAATCCAGGGGATCGTAGACTCCTATAACCGGATGAGCAAAAGTCATGGCCTCAACGATCTCACGGAGTTTTTGAGCGCTCTCAAGTTGGTGTCGAATAGTACTTTGGGCTTGCATAATCTCAAAAGTCCTCCTCGTTAAAATATTATGTCAGATGTCGCGGCTATCGAGGGTGTCTTGTAGCGCTATGTATAGGCTTCTCTATGGTATTTTTTCAGGACTTTTTCTGCAAGGATCGAATTGCTTGGAAGGCAAACCTTCCAAGCGGAGAATCCCTTTTAAACTTCTCCTGAATCATATCTCATGAACGTGCTTGACGCTCCCTTCCCTTGGGTGGTATGATTTTTTTCGGTTTTTATAGTCTTATAGAAAGGCCGTGAGGAGCCCGTGCAGGCGATATTGAACACTCACAATGCTATGCTCTTCTGGTGGTGGACTTAGGTCCACCGCTCTTTTCGGCTGTCTGGGCCGCGGTGGACGAGGACCCGTCCGCTGCGGCCCTTTTTGTACGAACGCAGGGCCGCTCCCCTTGGGGAGGGCCCTGCGTCGTTTTTTACCGTAGAAAAAGAGAGGAGATGTCATCATGTTGAAGGCTACCGTGACCGGGGGACGAGAGGGATATTTCGGGGCGTATGGCGGGAGGTTCGTCTCACCGATGTTGGAGGGGGCTTTGGACGATCTGTCTCGGGGTTTTTCAGCTGCCGCTGCCGATCAGGAGTTTGAACGAGAGTATGTCCGGCTTCTTCGGGAGTTCGTAGGTCGTCCGTCGGCCCTGACCGAGTGTGTCAACTTGAGTCGAAAGCTAGGAGGTGGGCGGCTGTTTGTCAAGCGGGAGGATCTGAACCATACCGGGGCCCACAAGATCAACAACGCGGTGGGGCAGGCGCTGCTGGCGCAACGAATGGGGAAATCCAGGCTCATCGCCGAGACGGGGGCCGGGATGCATGGGGTTGCTTCGGCTACAGTGGCAGCTCTCATGGGCATGGACTGTGTGGTGTACATGGGAGCTCTGGATGTGGAGCGTCAGGCACCCAACGTGCACCGCATGAAACTTTTGGGTACCTCGGTTGTCCCCGTTACCCGGGGGCAGGGAGTACTCAAAGATGCTGTCGATGTCGCCCTGGATGCTTACGTAGCGGATCCCCAGGCTTTCTACCTTCTGGGTTCTGCAGTGGGGCCGCATCCGTATCCCTCCATGGTACGCTATTTTCAGCAGATCATAGGGACGGAAGCCAGAGAGCAGATGCTGGAGCGTGAGGGCAGGCTTCCCGACGAGATCGTAGCCTGCGTGGGTGGGGGGAGCAACGCCATCGGGCTCTTCTCGGGATTCCTGGACGATGGGTCGGTCAGCATCACCGGTGTGGAGCCTGCCGGGCGAGGTCTTAAGAGCGGTGCGCACGCCGCTACGCTCTCGGTTGGGGTTCCCGGAGTCTTACACGGTTTCAGAAGCTACGTGCTGACGGATTCTGACGGACAGGTCGCCCCCGTATACTCCATCTCTGCTGGGCTGGATTATCCCGGAGTGGGGCCAGAGCACGCTTTTCTCAAGGACAGCGGTCGGGTCTCCTACGTGTCCGTCACCGATAAAGAGGCTTTGGAGGCCTTTCACCTCCTGTGCCGAACCGAAGGCATTATACCTGCCCTGGAGAGTGCTCACGCACTAGCGTACGCCATGAAGCGCTTGCCTGAGATGGATCGGGACGAGATCCTTCTGGCCAATCTCTCAGGACGAGGTGATAAGGATATGGAGCAGATCATGGCTCTCGAGAGCGCTGACATCGATCAGTGAAGTCGTCGATGAGCTGTCGGGAGATACTGGGGCTTTGAGGGATTTGGGGGAGCTCTTCCGGGGCGAACCAACTGGCGTGAGTGATCTCCAGTCCGTCCGCAGTGATCTCCCCTGAGAGCCATCGAGCATGAAAGCCGACCATAAGTGATCGGGGAAAGGGCCAGGATTGACTGCCGAAATATCGAAGGTCGGATATCTCGATGCCGGTTTCCTCTCTGACTTCTCGATGAACAGCGTCCTCCAGGCTCTCACCCAACTCGACGAAACCTGCCAGGATGCTGTATCGTCCCGACGGCCAGGCAGCGTTATGGGCCAGGAGGATCGTTCCCTCTCGTTCAACTGCGACGATGATCGCCGGAGATATGATCGGATATGAACGGTGTCCGCATCTTTCACAGACCATGGCACCGTCGTCACTCAGACGTGTGG
This window encodes:
- a CDS encoding ABC transporter substrate-binding protein; this translates as MNHRISAVVLSVCLLLLTTGAIAADTSFTDQAGNTVTLSKPVNKAVTIPIPSASMFIAIDGTHRLAGMHRLSKSAMDGFLLGTYFPEALKIRHDVVGEGFMPNAETLLAIDPDIVFQWGTQGERIVEPIRNAGLTVALFKYGTQEYLEGWLSMFGTILDKKDKSEAILAWHHDTRKALTKATAKIPETERPRVLYFLRYGSGLKVAGANTYNDFSISLAGGQNVAHDAAQFAEVNEEQILLWDPEIILINGFEKGVVPNDVYTNPKLASVSAVKNRRVYKMPLGGYRWDPPNQESPLAWKWLSMVFHPDRFHWNLRGEIAEKHKFLYNHIPSDDDLDMVLRMDINGDSAGYAIFNKSSSTGS
- a CDS encoding single-stranded DNA-binding protein, whose product is MQAQSTIRHQLESAQKLREIVEAMTFAHPVIGVYDPLDYAWKGFEAYVQRYGHGPKRVLFLGMNPGPWGMAQTGVPFGEITTVRDWLDIEEPVGHPDDEHPSYPIQGLDCHRSEVSGRRLWGLFKERFSTPEEFFKDHFVVNYCPLLFLVESIRKNGVTGARNLTPDKLPASKRRELFDACDAHLRTVTKALNPAWIVAIGTFAEKRAIKAFGPTGPKVVRILHPSPASPMSNRAWPEKVTQCLQENGVWPSNLIS
- a CDS encoding NAD(+) diphosphatase, yielding MGQGELPDNIELISQGTVPGVGQWIEVSAQTELPGWEPVPRRLLWNRAGPEAFATANRLYAQMDWSKNSIHCGRCGTATRLSDDGAMVCERCGHRSYPIISPAIIVAVEREGTILLAHNAAWPSGRYSILAGFVELGESLEDAVHREVREETGIEISDLRYFGSQSWPFPRSLMVGFHARWLSGEITADGLEITHASWFAPEELPQIPQSPSISRQLIDDFTDRCQRSREP
- the trpB gene encoding tryptophan synthase subunit beta, which gives rise to MLKATVTGGREGYFGAYGGRFVSPMLEGALDDLSRGFSAAAADQEFEREYVRLLREFVGRPSALTECVNLSRKLGGGRLFVKREDLNHTGAHKINNAVGQALLAQRMGKSRLIAETGAGMHGVASATVAALMGMDCVVYMGALDVERQAPNVHRMKLLGTSVVPVTRGQGVLKDAVDVALDAYVADPQAFYLLGSAVGPHPYPSMVRYFQQIIGTEAREQMLEREGRLPDEIVACVGGGSNAIGLFSGFLDDGSVSITGVEPAGRGLKSGAHAATLSVGVPGVLHGFRSYVLTDSDGQVAPVYSISAGLDYPGVGPEHAFLKDSGRVSYVSVTDKEALEAFHLLCRTEGIIPALESAHALAYAMKRLPEMDRDEILLANLSGRGDKDMEQIMALESADIDQ